In Alosa alosa isolate M-15738 ecotype Scorff River chromosome 19, AALO_Geno_1.1, whole genome shotgun sequence, a genomic segment contains:
- the LOC125283945 gene encoding ATPase inhibitor B, mitochondrial-like yields MARFLQANFRNVLATQLRMSSDQLGELGKGAGKGGGGGGSIREAGGAFGKKQATEEEMYFKRKEKEQLGALKQHHQGEIDHHKKEIERLQQEIKRHEGKIKELKD; encoded by the exons ATGGCGAGATTCTTACAAGCAAACTTTAGAAATGTGTTGGCCACTCAGTTAAGGATGTCATCCGACCAG TTGGGTGAACTTGGCAAAGGTGCAGGAAAAGGTGGTGGGGGCGGAGGGTCCATTCGAGAGGCAGGGGGTGCTTTTGGAAAGAAACAAGCAACGGAGGAGGAGATGTACTTCAA ACGTAAAGAGAAGGAGCAGTTGGGAGCTCTGAAGCAGCACCACCAGGGAGAGATAGACCACCACAAGAAGGAGATCGAGCGGCTGCAGCAGGAGATCAAACGCCACGAAGGGAAAATCAAAGAACTAAAAGACTAA